A window from Pseudomonas alloputida encodes these proteins:
- a CDS encoding DedA family protein, with protein sequence MLQQFLQDFGYFALFLGTFFEGETILVLAGFLAFRGYMDINLVCLVAFFGSYAGDQLWYFMGRRHGRRILARKPRWQAMGDRALDHIRRHPDIWVLSFRFVYGLRTVMPVAIGLSGYPPRRYLLLNGIGAGVWAVALGAAAYHFGAILEGLLGNVKRYELWVLGGLVALGGLLWLRRRFRTLRAERRAASQAQPPEAEQAVSHEQKPGQRHDHR encoded by the coding sequence ATGCTTCAACAATTCCTGCAGGATTTCGGCTACTTCGCCCTTTTTCTAGGCACCTTCTTTGAAGGCGAGACCATTCTGGTGCTTGCGGGATTCCTTGCGTTCCGCGGTTACATGGATATCAATCTGGTATGCCTGGTGGCCTTCTTCGGCAGCTACGCGGGCGACCAGTTGTGGTACTTCATGGGCCGACGCCACGGGCGCAGGATCCTGGCGCGCAAGCCGCGCTGGCAGGCAATGGGTGACCGGGCGCTGGACCACATCCGCCGCCACCCCGATATCTGGGTGCTGAGCTTCCGCTTTGTCTATGGTTTACGCACGGTCATGCCGGTGGCCATCGGCCTGTCGGGTTACCCGCCACGCCGTTACCTGCTGTTGAACGGTATTGGCGCGGGCGTCTGGGCAGTGGCCCTGGGCGCCGCCGCCTACCACTTCGGCGCCATCCTCGAAGGCTTGCTGGGCAACGTCAAGCGTTACGAGCTATGGGTGCTTGGCGGCCTGGTGGCGCTGGGCGGCCTGCTGTGGCTGCGCCGGCGCTTCCGTACTCTGCGCGCGGAGCGCAGGGCGGCGAGCCAGGCCCAGCCCCCAGAGGCTGAGCAGGCTGTAAGCCACGAGCAGAAGCCAGGTCAGCGGCACGACCACCGCTAA